Genomic window (Oryza sativa Japonica Group chromosome 3, ASM3414082v1):
catgaaaatcaggggtattttttaaaaagctgTGAGGTCAGCTGTCCCCACAGCTTGTACATACATCCGCCAGTTCACATATAGCTGTGGAGaaaatttgacttaaatatCCAGGTGTAAGCTCTCAACTTCACGTATATATGCTCATGAGTATTAGTTGGCACCTAAAAAATTAAGTTCTGGAGCAATTTTTATGAGCAAACCACAATGACATGGTCTACCTACAATCAACGTCAACAATCAGTAAGATATACTCTAATTGGCACCAGATTGTTTAGGACTTAGCATCGAGACTATAACAAATGTGTGCAATGAGGTGCACAACAAGATTAACCCATGGAAATGGAACTAATCCCCACAGCCATCTCAAAGTataaatacattttttaaaaaatcttctGATTAGATTAATCATAGCACCAATGCTAATGCTATCATCACATATACAGTCTCCCATTTTGCAGTCACCACAAATGCTCACATTATTATTAAAGTCTGAAACTAAAGTATATATTTTTGCAGAAAATTGCATTGTTAAGAGTCCCAGAAGGGGGAGGGCGCCATACCTGGCTtgaagaagatggagaggcCGAAATCGATGGCCTTGAGAGGCGAATCCTCCTTCTGGTGGATGAAGAGGAAATTCTCCGGCTTGAGATCCCTGTGCATCACGCCGAGGGAGTGGCACGCCTCGATGACGCCGACGATCACCCGCGCGAGCTGCGCCGCGGCCTTCTCGGAGTAATGCCCCCTCTGGATGATCCTGTCGAACAGCTCCCCGCCGGCGCAGAGCTCCATGACGAGCTGCACCGCGACGGCGTCCTCGTAGGCCCCGACGATGGAGACGACGTTGGCGTGGCCCGCGAGGTGGTGCATGATCTGGATCTCGCGGCGCACGTCCTCGACGTCCTCCTGCGTGAGCAGCTTCCTCTTGGCGATGGACTTGCAGGCGAACTCCCGACCTGTGGCCTTCTCGACGCAGAGGTAGGTGGTGCCGAACTGCCCCTGCCCTAGCTTCTTCCCGATCGTGTATAGATCCTTGAGGCGGGCGGTGTTGACGTCGCGCTTGAGGACGGAATCGGCGAGCAGCCCGGCGCTCTGGACGCGCTTGACCTTGGGCGCCGCCTTGTTCGCCGGCTGCtccgcggcggaggtgggggtCGACGGGTCGGTGGAGCGGGAGGAGTGGTGGGAGGAGTGCTCCGATGGGGGGATTGTGACGGGCTCGGGCGCCTGGTCggacggcgcggaggagggcggcgggaggGCGGGGGGAGCCGCGTCGGCGGGCCTGGGTCGCCAGAGGGCGACGTTGGCGAAGAACCCGTTCTGGCCGGCGGCGCTGGGGCCGACGCAGTTGTTGCCCATCGCCGGCGGGATGCCCCTACCCtacgcggacgacggcggcggcggctgcggctgcggcggcggtggcattgGAGACGGGCggtggaggggcggcgcgcgacgaggccggcggGCGCTTGGTTGGTTGGGTGGATCGGAGGAAGACAGAGAGGAGAGCGAGGAAGGACCTTCCTGGGACCAAATGAGGTGGGCCCCCTGGAACGGACCCTCTATCACTGACGTGTGGGCCATCCTCCCGTGTGGGGCAACTTGTCAGTGGGTGATGAGGGATAGCggtgaggcgacggcgcgggatGCGGATCGGGTTTCTGCGCGCCAAATCGGACGGTCTGGATCGCCCGGTTTACTTGTGCAGGCCCGAATTTGGAATGCCTTTGTGTATTACTTTGGGCTTTGGCCCATTTACATAGGACTTCCATAGTTCCCTTCCATTGGAGCATGAGATTGTTTGGTTTCAATGCAAAACTttatcgattttgctatatctcactcgaaagatttcttcttatctctcacttgattttctcactcaaatttacagtgtgtTTTCTTGTAAATtatagtgtaatttatgaaatttacagtgtaacttttgtaagttacagtgtaatttttgaatctttgCATGTAagttttgaaatatatattagatttggtttttttcttgaagatatggtaatttagtgtccattatggtgttttTTAGTTGCTTTTTTGCATTTTACTGTGCCCATTAGATTTTaatctaaagattaaaaatctgtgtgatatgatcataaaaatctttcgaaagatgcatAGGTACTCCCAAACTTTATTACTAGATTTTTTTATTACGCAGAAAATATATGCGCACACATATGTTTGTGTCCACCACTCCACCCCCCTAACACAACCGAAGAGTGAAGTACCTTGATGTCACTAGATTCCTATGAAGTATCGTGTGTGCACAATATTTATGGGCTTTTCTGTTAGAGGAACTTTTGGGTTGCGTTTTCTCCTTTGAATCCAAAGCtccataaacttttttttttcagattatgagaagttgtgattgtagaataaaaaataaactaggaaAGAAAAATTGGTTTTTACAACTTCTCCATATTCTCACCAGTTGAATTCCTACCCATGTTTCTCGTAATCTAAAGCTCCTCCAAACAAAAATCATGCACTCACAACTCCACTCTCTACATTAACATTCTGGATGAGATTATTGGGCCTGTTTGGCAATTGGCACaggagctccagctccacctcttctGTAACTgaagctcagccaaacagtttcatcTCTACCTAAAATAAGAGCGGAGTTAGGTAGAGTGCTCTTACAAAATAAACTAAAGAGTTGAAGCTGAATTTAGACTTTAGACAGTtccgcaactccactctagactcaactcctgaaactaaatttagaagttggagctctaccacaAACATGCTAGGAGTAGTGTTGCTCTACCATGCATGTTTCTTCACAGCCGACGAGTGTAGCAATCCTACGCGGTACACAAAGCCTTTCACGAGAAACCGTAGTGACACGCAAAATTCTTGTGTTCAAAACGGTGGTTGCATTGCAGGGTCAAAGGCTCATGCGTCATGGCGACCACGATGCCTGCTTAAACAAATCCGTGAATCGTCAACTTAGTTTTAACCCCGAGTAGAATTCAACtgctttgattttgattttgacgGTGCAATCAGATCCCGAGTACTGTACTACTGTATGCATCCCTCGTTTATAGGGGCGCCGTATTTCATTTGGCCGCGTAATCAATGCGTTTCCTACTCTGAAAGTCTGAATTTCTCAAGGACTGAAAACGAACAGAGGCATTTCTACTCGTCAGTTGACctgctccttcaacttcaaaCAGGCCTGGTAAAATGGTACTAGTAGTACATGGTGTTCTCGATCTtccagttaattaattaagaaacaTCAAAATTCATGTTACATGATGTCACTAATTAAGAAACTTAAACGGTCTTACTGGTACATATATATGGATATCGGATGTCATGATCTTCTCGACCTCCCGATTAATTAAGAGACGATACGTCGACGGTGGACTCAACTGTGCCGTGGAAATATATGCAGTCCCATAGTCGAATTCTGCTCGGATTGAAGTCGTACGTAATTAAGCCCTTGAATTTTGTCAAATTGAGTGGTTAGTTAGGACAAGCAGCTAGCCAAATCGATCAACAGGACGCCTTTTTCAGCTTCATATCCCAAGTGGGATTGCAATTGGGGTTCTAGGTTAAATTTCCAAGTAAACGATCAATCAAAGGACGTGCAGAGAATTCAGAGTCTTAGCTAGGGATTCTTGTGGTCGGCTTGGGTTCTTTCTGAAGAACTGTCAGAGATTGAAGATAAAATTAAACCAGAGCTATATCTGAACACTCGATTAAAAGTTCATTCTTGTCCCGTTCAAACAATGGAGAAAAGTTCATTCTTGTCGCTGCAAACTTGCAACCCCACAGCTTGAGATTACCACATTACGCATCAGACAAAAGTGTTTGACATCGTAGTAAAGTATAGCTAGGTAGGTTTGGCGTTTGAACGCCTTGACTGATCAACTGTGGACGCGAGCTGATAATCCATACCGATTTGGTCAACGTTGGGCTGCAGCCGAAAGTAATACTAGTTATCATCAAGCCAATAAGTGAAAACTATCGCTAACCACTTCTAACCTACCTTGGCTTGCCTTCCAAATGGAAGTGTGTAACGCGTCTGACTTTTTCGCTAGCTAACTAATAATCGTAATCGatcgaaaaaaaaagtcagcaGTCATGAATCTGCCGTACTTGACCGACGACTTTTGACATTGTATTGCTACTATATCCATGTCTTTGCTACTAGTAGCATGTGAAAGTGTTTGCTACTCTCTATCTATAAAAGCATTGTGCAAAGTGCAATCCATTATAGTTGTCAAAGCATTGCAACTTTACAAGAAGCTACTCTTTACTCGTAGCGAGTTGAGCAAGGAGAGCTAGGTAGCTGCCATGACCATGACAGTGGccatgccgtcgtcgtcgtcgtcgaggagaGGTGGGCTGCGAGGGCCGAGGCCGCTGCCGCTGaaggtgtcgtcgtcgtcgtcgagggggtcgtcgccgtcgtcgtcggcgtcaaAGGGGGCATCCAagaagtcggcggcggcgccggtgatcGTGTACGAGCACACGCCCAAGGTGGTGCACGCGCGGCCGCAGGAGTTCATGACCGTCGTGCAGCGGCTGACGGGCaagccaccggcggcgccgccggtgatgatgCCGGCGTACGACGCGCCGGCGATGGTCGAGCAGGGCGCGGCGGCAGcatgcggcgccggcggcgacccgcTGCTCCTCACCCTCGGCCAGCGCCaggccgcggcgtcggcgccggcgcagccTCCGGCGGTGCCGTCGCCGATGATGGCCGCCGGCATGCTGCTGTCGCCGGGCTTCGTCTTCTCCCCGAACACCATGCAGTCCATCCAGGAGCTCAGCCCCTTGTTCTAAATCAAACCGTGAGTTCACGTAGAATTCATCTAGAATGTACGATGGTATAATTGTATAGTGCACAGCTCACAGCAGATTAAACTGAAGGGAGAGTGTAAGCCAGTTAATTATCCGTGCTGTTCGTGCAAAATTTTGCAAGCGAAATTGAAATTTTGCACGCACAGCGGTTTGCATGGTGGTACAAAGCTTTGTAAATTTTCATCATTCTGTATAAGCAGTAGAGCACTTGTAAATTTCTGTTACCATGCATGGGAGCTTCCTGATACAAGTTCATATATAGGGCTGTTTAGATCCCTGACAAAATTTTTTACCCTGTCATATAAAATGTTtgtacacatgcatggagtattaaatataaacgaaaaaaataactagttacacatattgcgtgtaaattgcgagacggatattttgagcctaattgctccatgatttgacaatgtggtgctacaataaatatttgttaatgacatattaattaggcttaataaattcgtctcacaatttacaggcgaaatctctaatttgttttatttttagtctacgtttaatacttcaaatgtgtatccgtatatccgatgtgacacgccaaaaaatctaaacacaaccatagTATGTAGACAGTGTATAATAAATTTCATATATGCCCCTAACATTTACCAATTTATCATTCACCGCCTGCTGtctaactgacatgtggggccctgCGAAATTTTCAGTGGCAAACAAGTAAAATacagtgttcttttttttttccgctttATGAAACAGACTCATTTTGTTTGACCTGCTCCCAAATGCTCATGGCTATTTGAGATCACACCAGTGAATGGCGTTGCCGGCCCTACGAGGAAATCTTGAAAAAATATTGATTACAAGCTTTGGCACCGGCTGTAAGCATCGTTGTCTTCCTCCCTggcatttatatatgttttgaCTTCTTGAAGCAGATTTCGGAAGTATTCAATCCAGTTGCACATTGCTGATAGTAATGCGTTCATCATGACCAAACAAAACTgaaactgaattttttttttgtagaaaTGTTATCATTTGAGAAATAGGCCTGGCTGTGAATTTCGGTGCAAATTTGACAGGCTATTTCAGGATAACAATGGAGCAGCTACGAGGGAAAACAATGACAAACGAAACATAAGAAGTGCAGTCTGCAGTTCAGCAACATTCCTATTCTGAGTGCATTGATCATATCACACAATCACAAAGCATAGAGAAAATCCCCTATGTACCCATGAAAGTTCATCTAattccttctatacccctgaattttgctcaatcccttacatacccctgaattttagtttggatcccttccataccctttccgctagttgaccgttagttgaccgttaaattcttttgaaaaagtccattttgccctttgctatgaagaaacataataaattaatgaagtatattgttggaatgtaaaaatttattggatgagactattatatttatgagtatgtgatgcaccatattatttgtgacaaatttacttttacatatgatataaaaagttgatacttatttattagttattaaaagttcttttatgtagcatatgtgttttcATAGTAATACAACATATTTGTTTATTACTTCAGAACACATaagctaaaattttttttaataactaataaataagtattaattttttatgtcatatctaaaagtatatttatcgcaaataatatggtgcataactatctcataaacataatagtctcatataacaaatttctatgctccaacaatatactctattaatttatatgcttctttataccaaagggcaaaatggacttttttataagaatttaacggtcaactaacggtcaactagcggaaagggcatagaagggatccaaactaaaattcaggggtatgtaagggattgagcaaaattcaggggtatagaagggattaggtgaactttcaagGGTACACAGGGGATTTTCTCCAAAGCATATGCCACTGTATTCAGACTCACAGGTAGAAGTTGCCATTCAAAATACACACCATTTAGACAGAGCAGACGTGCAAACCAGATGCAACACTCCAGCATTTCGGCAACCGCGCAAACAAGATCAGATTCCATAGCTTACTATGATGTACACTCTACACAGAGCATGTCAGTTAGCTCCTGATTACAAGCTATTCACGCCTAGGTTTGAATAAACACACTATAAGACAAGCTCAAAGCTTCCAAATAAAAACATACAGCTCAAAAACTGTGCTtgggcaaaaaagaaaaaaaaaagaagaggaagaacatGTCAAAGAATGCAATACACACACTTACAATGAAGCTGTAAACAATGATTCCAGGTTCTGATTTATAGACAATATGCCCGGGAAGGTCGTTTCATTGCCGTGGGCTAGGCAGACGACGCCAGGGACTCAACATGGTGGATCTGTCGAGCAGCAGTAGGAAGCCAAGGAACGTAGTTGACAGACCGAAGGTATACCTGCGAAATATCCATGGGAACAGATTTGGTCTCGATTCAGAACAAAAAGGATAATGATATATTCATAACCAAGCCATCATATCAAATCTACCTGGCTGTGGAACTTCTGTTTCTCCAAAAGATTATCGAGAGCACCCACTGCGGCAAAGAGATACAAGACTGTTAGTTTCTGATAGATAAACATAGCCAATGCTATTGGTATggaacacagagagagagaacttTAGACAAATCGAAAAGGATCAATTATTAACTGCACGTTACGTTGGAAAGAAACAATCTGAAATATTTTATAGATTTCCTTCCAATTACAACTTCACATGTTGGCAAGCACACATTATAGAATTCCAGATATGGAATTGAGGTAGCATGCAACACATGTTACTGTGGTCATAACTCCCATACAAAACTGGGGCTCAAGTTTTTAGCAGTTGACCACATATAGCACATAAGCAAGTCTACAAATGAGTCCAGCGACAGTAAATCTAGATATGCCAAAGGACTAAAATGACTGACAATTAGATCTACTCAACTCAAGTGTACAACATAAGGAAAAACTTTGATAACCACAACTTAAATTTCCATTGTTGTACCAAAAGTACCAACTACAAATTGTTGTGTTACTGCTTTAATCTATAACAATGCAGTTATTCTACCCACCATATAGGTTGATTTCATCTACAGCTACCACAAGCAATTGTCTTACAAATGTAAGAATGCAATTTTATATCCCAACCGTCATTGATTTGGTGACATTTCATTTGGTTTTAGGCAGTAGTAGAAATGCTCCAACTAAATTCATCAATCTAAACTAATGAAACTACAAGTTCTCTGGATGTGCTACTCTCTAAATTTAGCATAAATGTGTCAAATGTGAACAACTTACTAACAGTGACCAATGTGAGCAAACTTAATTATACCTTGCAAACCCCTAGCACCGAGAAGCTTCGTGGTGAGGCAGCCACTTTCTTGGCTTTCTGTTCAGCAACCACCTCCCGGCACAGCCGCCGCGCCATCGCCCTCGCCATCACCAGCTGAGCTCTCTCTGCTCGCAATGCTGCGATTTCCCTCCGCATTGCCGCCCTGTCCGCCTCCAGAGCCTCCACCCTGGCGTACAATCCCCCTGCAGCTGCATTGCCCTCCCCCATGAACTCCCCAACAACCACCGCCCCGGATACCTTCGTCGTCGAGCTCGCGCACCTCACATCCACCGTGTACTCGAACTCCTTCTCCACAGGGGTGAATTGCTCTTCCTCATCATCGTCGACCATGGCTTTCACCTGCATGCCACCGATtgagtcgccgccgctgcttccaTCTGTCTGTAGCGCGGCCGTGTCGATCTGTTCTACCTCTTCGCCATCTTCCTCGTcgtgctgctcctcctcgccgtcgtcggagaAGGAATCAGGGTCGATCCCGTGGGACTGGAGGCGGGAGTGGTaggaggcggcgaggtcggAGAGCGAGGCGAGCTCTTCCTGTACCTCACGCTCGCGATCCTCGCGGCCCTCGGCGTACCGCCGGAACTGGCGGGCCTCCATCTGCGCGGCCGCCTTCTCCCGCTGCAGCCGCTCGATCATGAGCATGGCCTCGCTGGTCGCCGTCTCCGCCGACGCCCGCTCCGCATCCAACTCGGCCTGCagctcccgcgccgcctcctccgcggccTCCTTCTCGCcccgcagccgcgccgccgcctcctccagctCCTCCAGCCGCCGGATCAGCTccggcgcctcccctccccacgCCTTCGGCGACAGCTCCGGCGATCGCGCGGGAGGCCGCCGCTTCACCGACCGccgggacgacggcgatgggtCGCCGATTGGATCCATGGAGGCATCTATATATCCAGCGAGGTTCGATCCCCCAATCCCCAACCCcaccctcaccgccgccgccgccaccgccgctgccgccggcgaacGAAGCAAACGAAGCGAAGCGAAGCGGCCGCTGCTGCTCGGAAGGGGAAAGGCAGTGGCGTCTGGTTGGAAGCGAGTCGAGCCAGGTTGGAATTTGACGCGAACCGGATCAAACTAAATTTTAATAAACTAATCAAATAACAATTGAATTTGTGTCGTACTCGATTAATTTGGCATTAGATTGGTGAGCTTTCCACGTCGTGGTTGGATAAACAAACTGTTTATGTATGTGTGTGTCCTTGGAAGCGAAAGGCTCGGTGAGATTGAAACAGCGGCTGTTACGATCCGTTTTGATTAAGCTTGGTGGGCCCGGGATTAGGGGGGGCGCAAAAGGTGTAGTAATACTAGTTGGGTTGTGTGCGTGGGTGGGGGTTATGATTCTACGTGCGCGGCCACTACCCGTGGAAATCGTGGAAGGGAATTTTTTGCGGCGAAAAGGTGGGGGAATTAGAGCGAATTTACCTATGCCGTGACAGATAACGATAAAAAGACACACGATTTTTCAGTGGAACTGTGGAAGGgagtttttctctcttttttttttttttttgaaaaccggAAGGGAGTTTTTCTGACCCTACAGAGACCAAACAGATCGCTCGTGCTCGGTGCTCCCTTCGCGTTGACACGGAAGGAAACGACGCGACGGCTCGTTTGTACCGAGAAAGCTAATGAAAGCCCACGGTTgctgtttctttttttggcCCACGGTTGCTTCTATTTTGGGTTAAGCCCATCTTTTTTTAGCAGCCCAAATACAAGAAAGAGGAGAAGCCATGCACATGGGCCTCGCGGGTCACATATACGTTTTCGGTTGTTTTTGAAAttgtatttaaaatttattctcGAATTTATATGTGCAAAGTTTATGCATACAGGGTTTATACATGTACAGTTCATACGCACATGCTATCTATGACTCTATGTATTTCAAAGTTTAGGGTCTCGTTTGGTTTGcaatatttttaaaacatagtAATAGGGAAAACATAGAAATAGAATGGGAATACATGTGTAAACTTAAGGATTAATAACCATATGAAACTTTTCTACAGTTGCGTACTAAACGATCAAAGGATTAAAAACATTAGATTGGAGTGGAGGGATATGAAATTTTCCTTTGATTTCTTTGAAACGAATGACAATTAAAAAAACGTAGATATTAGGGAAgtacctaatatcaaatatagAAGTGAGGCTTTGAATTTAGACCGGCTAGTCCACCATCTTGtgaagctagccggaagacaACGGGACGTTTCTCTGAAAAGAATGACAATTTAGTGTCCATTCCTAAAAGCTGTATATGCCTATACTTTTCCTTTACAATTCCTCTAAAACGAACGAACCCTATACGTATAAAGTTTTCAAATACAAATCTCCTGAGCTAAAAAACGAGTTGACCCAAACTCAAACAAGCCTAATGCAGGCCTATAAATACGGTACTGATGCACCTATGGGCTGAGTGATGAGAGGAATATCACATGGGTCAATATAAACTTGTTTTGGATCGAGGAACGTAGACTGCAACTCTGGGTaggctaagagcaagtttaatagtagagccCACTACTatctccaattcatctatacccgatataatagctaatttatacaatagttgcttactatattattaatatatgatctcacctgttatacacacattgcgtctttaagtccgtgctgcagctggctataaatttgtagtccactgtttttctctctcatcttttatctcattaaaatatgtttatagctggctaatagtctgctattgtacccgcTCTAAATCCACACGTTATAGCCACACGTGGGCtttggctaatagtctgctattgtacctgctctgaaTCCACACGTT
Coding sequences:
- the LOC4334372 gene encoding myosin-binding protein 7, coding for MDPIGDPSPSSRRSVKRRPPARSPELSPKAWGGEAPELIRRLEELEEAAARLRGEKEAAEEAARELQAELDAERASAETATSEAMLMIERLQREKAAAQMEARQFRRYAEGREDREREVQEELASLSDLAASYHSRLQSHGIDPDSFSDDGEEEQHDEEDGEEVEQIDTAALQTDGSSGGDSIGGMQVKAMVDDDEEEQFTPVEKEFEYTVDVRCASSTTKVSGAVVVGEFMGEGNAAAGGLYARVEALEADRAAMRREIAALRAERAQLVMARAMARRLCREVVAEQKAKKVAASPRSFSVLGVCKWVLSIIFWRNRSSTARYTFGLSTTFLGFLLLLDRSTMLSPWRRLPSPRQ
- the LOC136355696 gene encoding uncharacterized protein, whose translation is MTMTVAMPSSSSSRRGGLRGPRPLPLKVSSSSSRGSSPSSSASKGASKKSAAAPVIVYEHTPKVVHARPQEFMTVVQRLTGKPPAAPPVMMPAYDAPAMVEQGAAAACGAGGDPLLLTLGQRQAAASAPAQPPAVPSPMMAAGMLLSPGFVFSPNTMQSIQELSPLF